Proteins encoded by one window of Rutidosis leptorrhynchoides isolate AG116_Rl617_1_P2 chromosome 7, CSIRO_AGI_Rlap_v1, whole genome shotgun sequence:
- the LOC139857376 gene encoding ACT domain-containing protein ACR11-like: MAAAMASCGCTLGLYTKLVAFEKQPISKTTFFGSDPVKHICISTKSRLSYSFSTMIPKASATAIEDGSYQETDVVPTPKVIIDQDSDPNATVVEITFGDRLGALLDTMSALKNLGLNVVKANVVLDSSGRHNTFSITKASTGRKVDEPELLEAIRLTIISNLLEYHPESSAQLAMGEAFGIEAPKQKLDVDIATRIRIKNDGPDRSLLSVETADRPGLLVDLVKIVTDINVAVESGEFDTEGLLAKAKFHVNYKGKALIEPLQQVVTNSLRYFLRRPSTEDSSF; encoded by the exons ATGGCTGCAGCTATGGCATCATGTGGTTGTACTCTTGGACTCTACACCAAATTAGTTGCATTTGAGAAACAACCCATTTCCAAGACCACATTTTTCGGTTCGGATCCTGTTAAACATATTTGTATTTCAACAAAATCAAG ATTGTCATATTCATTCAGTACTATGATTCCAAAAGCATCCGCCACAGCTATTGAG gatggaagctatcaggaaACTGATGTGGTTCCAACACCAAAAGTAATTATCGACCAGGACTCGGACCCAAATGCGACCGTTGTAGAGATTACCTTCGGGGATCGTCTTGGGGCTCTTCTCGACACT ATGAGTGCTCTTAAGAATCTTGGATTGAATGTTGTCAAAGCAAACGTTGTTTTGGATTCTTCTGGGAGGCATAACACATTTTCGATTACTAAAGC ATCGACTGGCCGAAAAGTTGATGAGCCAGAGTTGCTTGAGGCGATCCGTCTAACAATAATTAGCAATCTTCTTGAATATCACCCG GAATCAAGCGCCCAATTAGCAATGGGCGAAGCTTTTGGAATTGAGGCACCAAAGCAGAAG CTTGATGTTGACATTGCGACCCGCATCCGTATAAAAAATGACGGCCCTGATCGAAG TTTGCTATCAGTTGAAACAGCAGATAGGCCCGGATTACTGGTAGATCTTGTGAAAATTGTCACTGATATAAATGTTGCAGTAGAGTCGGGAGAGTTTGATACCGAG GGATTGTTGGCTAAGGCCAAGTTTCATGTGAATTACAAGGGCAAAGCTCTTATCGAACCACTTCAACAG GTTGTAACCAATAGTTTAAGGTACTTTTTGAGGCGACCATCAACCGAAGATTCAAGTTTTTGA
- the LOC139858980 gene encoding uncharacterized protein, with translation MEMVEDQNSGSHRMPMPSPNSVVSLVLLVILLELWLVLSSLGFVTAFEAFPDSLEVEFVLWLSWENFSFCPLLAQCFMYKNFDRVLFLGFSDGGLVWYIVGGLVTGVGRATFLKSMVLDEYIGFFMARVTSCCLFFEFSFVLLIGKSWIGYLLWLSSLDVSSMETVGKWLGELIGMGFGGFGGPGGFVITRNGGVICLYCRRIHVKYNGFYL, from the exons ATGGAGATGGTGGAAGATCAAAATTCGGGTTCCCATCGGATGCCGATGCCAAGCCCGAATTCGGTTGTGTCTTTGGTGCTACTCGTTATCTTGTTGGAATTGTGGCTCGTGTTGTCTTCTTTAGGCTTTGTTACTGCTTTTGAGGCGTTCCCGGACAGTTTGGAAGTGGAGTTTGTTTTGTGGTTAAGTTGGGAAAACTTTAGTTTTTGTCCGCTTCTCGCGCAATGCTTTATGTATAAGAATTTTGATCGCGTGCTATTCTTAGGATTCTCAGATGGTGGTTTGGTTTGGTATATCGTGGGTGGTTTAGTAACCGGAGTGGGGCGTGCAACTTTTTTGAAGTCGATGGTATTGGATGAGTACATTGGTTTCTTTATGGCTCGTGTCACATCGTGTTGTTTATTCTTTGAGTTCTCCTTTGTTTTACTCATCGGAAAGTCGTGGATAGGATATTTGCTGTGGTTATCATCGTTGGATGTTTCATCAATGGAGACCGTAGGTAAATGGCTAGGTGAATTGATTGGAATG GGATTCGGTGGGTTCGGTGGGCCCGGTGGGTTCGTCATTACAAGGAATGGTGGGGTGATTTGTTTGTATTGCAGGAGAATCCATGTTAAGTATAATGGGTTCTATTTGTGA